A stretch of the Candidatus Desulfatibia profunda genome encodes the following:
- the queD gene encoding 6-carboxytetrahydropterin synthase QueD, with protein sequence MFELKVVTHFAAAHQLKMVAKKCENLHGHNWKIEVYVAGKSLNDAGVLIDFGELKQHLSEIIDGLDHKFLNEIDYFRDRFPPSSENVARYIAEALQAKFQDPAVKVARVTAWESENACATYILDNSE encoded by the coding sequence ATGTTTGAACTAAAAGTTGTCACCCATTTTGCAGCCGCCCATCAACTCAAGATGGTGGCTAAAAAATGTGAAAATCTTCATGGACACAACTGGAAAATTGAAGTTTACGTGGCCGGAAAAAGCTTAAATGATGCCGGCGTCTTGATCGACTTCGGTGAATTAAAACAGCATCTGTCCGAAATCATCGATGGACTGGATCACAAGTTTCTTAACGAGATCGATTATTTTCGCGACCGTTTCCCGCCGTCTTCGGAAAATGTCGCCCGTTATATTGCCGAGGCCCTGCAGGCCAAATTCCAAGATCCTGCGGTCAAGGTTGCCCGCGTAACCGCCTGGGAATCGGAAAACGCCTGCGCCACGTATATTCTTGACAATTCGGAGTAA
- the dnaJ gene encoding molecular chaperone DnaJ, translating into MAAKRDYYEILGVNRNATQDELKSSYRKLALKYHPDRNPGNKEAEEAFKEASEAYEVLQDSQKRRIYDQFGHQGLEGSGFSGFSGFEDIFASFGSIFEDIFGFGSGQRSRTRTQRGSDLRYDLTLDFMKAAFGIETQINVEKMEVCPTCQGSSCEPGTYPETCAACRGSGQVSRSQGFFTVRTTCPQCRGNGQTISTPCKGCRGAGQVMVNKTVSVKIPAGVDNGSRLRLTGEGAAGVYGGPPGDLYVFIHVQPHDFFQRDNTDVICQVEISFVQAALGADITVPTLKSKKTLEIPQGTQPGDLFRFRGEGIPSLRTGHRGEQIIQVVIKTPTNLNKKQRSLLKEFEKIESGKLSNKLKNILKGGSAKAN; encoded by the coding sequence ATGGCAGCCAAGCGAGATTACTATGAAATTCTCGGTGTTAACCGTAATGCCACCCAGGATGAATTAAAATCATCCTACCGCAAGCTGGCACTGAAGTACCACCCGGATAGAAATCCCGGCAACAAAGAAGCGGAAGAGGCATTCAAAGAAGCCTCAGAGGCTTACGAAGTGCTTCAAGATTCCCAAAAGCGCAGAATCTACGACCAGTTCGGCCATCAAGGTCTTGAAGGGTCGGGCTTCTCGGGCTTTAGCGGCTTTGAAGATATTTTTGCGAGTTTCGGCAGCATTTTCGAGGATATTTTCGGGTTCGGCAGCGGGCAGCGATCAAGGACCCGGACGCAAAGAGGCTCCGACCTGCGTTACGACCTGACCCTTGACTTCATGAAAGCCGCCTTTGGAATTGAAACCCAAATTAATGTCGAAAAAATGGAAGTCTGTCCCACCTGCCAAGGGAGCAGTTGCGAGCCGGGCACCTATCCGGAAACTTGCGCAGCGTGCCGCGGCAGCGGCCAGGTTTCCCGAAGCCAGGGATTCTTTACCGTCAGAACAACTTGCCCCCAATGCCGAGGCAACGGCCAAACCATATCCACCCCCTGCAAAGGCTGCCGGGGCGCCGGCCAGGTGATGGTAAACAAGACGGTATCCGTAAAGATTCCGGCCGGTGTCGATAACGGATCCCGGCTGCGGCTGACAGGAGAAGGCGCAGCCGGAGTTTACGGCGGCCCTCCGGGTGATCTTTATGTTTTCATTCATGTGCAACCCCACGATTTTTTCCAGCGTGACAATACCGACGTCATCTGTCAGGTAGAGATCTCCTTTGTGCAGGCCGCCCTGGGCGCCGACATTACAGTCCCCACTTTAAAAAGCAAAAAGACGCTTGAAATTCCGCAAGGTACCCAGCCCGGCGACCTGTTCCGCTTCCGCGGTGAGGGCATTCCGTCGCTCAGAACCGGTCATCGTGGAGAGCAGATTATCCAGGTTGTCATCAAAACCCCCACGAATCTAAATAAAAAACAGAGATCGCTCCTTAAAGAATTCGAGAAAATCGAGAGCGGTAAGCTGTCCAACAAACTAAAAAATATACTTAAAGGGGGCAGTGCCAAAGCCAACTAA